A genomic region of Nymphaea colorata isolate Beijing-Zhang1983 chromosome 2, ASM883128v2, whole genome shotgun sequence contains the following coding sequences:
- the LOC116248290 gene encoding uncharacterized protein LOC116248290 isoform X1: MGDNESWAQSDGLLPNGLLPNVAARVTRKLNSERWLKAEERTAELIACIQPNQPSEERRNAVANYVQQLIMKCFSCQVFTFGSVPLKTYLPDGDIDLTAFSKNQHVKDTWANDVRDMLENEEKREDAEFHVKEVQYIQAEVKIIKCLVENIVVDISFNQLGGLCTLCFLEEVDQLINQNHLFKRSIILIKAWCYYESRILGAHHGLISTYALETLVLYIFHVFNNSFTGPLEVLYRFLEFFSNFDWENFCVSLWGPVPISQLPDITADPPRNDGGELLLSKPFLDACSSIYAVYPGVQENQGQPFVSKHFNIIDPLRTNNNLGRSVSKGNFFRIRSAFAFGAKKLARLLECPKDNLIAEVNQFFLNTWERHGGRHRPDAPGPELWQLKPPNMGPSDGSDKLGYHSTTKKKGVNDGLVGIGNVSPSEGAACIHNPSSENTARINSSSGAYHSLSQKNYGTQTVSLDKTQKVLKPNYSLNNQEAQVRHQFARTSSSPELTETSSEASTRGRRGNKAVDIGQNHHVGARPDYSNKRKNMPSEASASCQASSNDLRHSSSQQSLDVSIAPNLSETVSNYAHSDGSGVQEHSHQEEQDLVNMIGAPRAHVFPGPMSLTSSHLPVSLQSSIFGYSQRNLGGMMPMIDPAWGSGMQFPPGLVPPQLSRYFSGLRLASSQEEVIDSSNENSTLTESNQDDSDAAFWHENENASSSGTEFGSSSRFGGSSNNSVRGQPQKLQNIRGNDIHTSDKSASMKSFALNEVNSSKLPKSARDKRGRKGIPGVVPATPDKSKVSWQYENDISLVDEMEKMENKDRHMKSSRDGGPASAVPSSLPVGYEAGSSGSDPMIPGPMLVGSGSRQITFYPTGPPVPFVTMLPLYNFPPDAGSSGGSPRQFDRDDSLENGHANLSEHSATASNFDAPENLEQPEAFGNPSSIDIPAMEPRAELNVDILHSDFISHWQNLQYGRICQSARNHPPIIYSPQLIVPPVYLQGHFPLDGPGRPLSGVNMGLFTQVMGYGPRFVPVTPLQPGSSRPSGIYQYYNEEMPRYRGGTGTYLPNPKPAAFRDRQSANSRSHRGGYNFDKNDQGDSDRGWSVNSKSRGSWRNHNKYEARSQSDKPHSRSERPGGPDSRGDRTWDSYRHEAFTAIRTQNGPSTSTDPVHGTGNIAYSMYPLQAANSNAVGTTLSGTGPSVPSVVMLYPYEHGLGFAQSQEQLEFGSLGPGPFGSVNEATQIRDGGMTPGLYEQRHGLSKGGSPAQSPDQPSSPQVHRSAAQVNYSLKEEDFPLWHSLPREGSVLVATLTAGVPITKPFFLLLTHKAEFGPSACSGYLYIFAREKTAFLSSLARVWIHGRCAIFCNLCG; the protein is encoded by the exons ATGGGCGACAATGAAAGCTGGGCACAATCAGACGGCCTTTTGCCCAATGGCCTTTTACCAAATGTTGCAGCAAGAGTAACAAGAAAACTGAACAGTGAAAGATGGTTAAAAGCAGAAGAGAGAACTGCAGAATTGATTGCATGTATCCAGCCAAACCAACCTTCTGAAGAACGAAGGAATGCAGTTGCCAATTATGTGCAGCAGCTGATCATGAAGTGTTTTTCTTGTCAG GTCTTCACCTTCGGATCTGTTCCTCTGAAGACCTATTTGCCTGACGGTGATATTGATTTGACAGCCTTCAGTAAGAACCAGCATGTAAAAGACACATGGGCAAATGATGTTCGGGATATGCTTGAGAatgaggaaaagagagaggatGCAGAGTTCCATGTAAAGGAAGTTCAATACATTCAAGCAGAA GTGAAGATAATCAAGTGCCTAGTCGAAAACATTGTGGTAGATATATCTTTTAACCAGCTTGGTGGGTTATGTACACTTTGTTTTCTTGAGGAG GTTGACCAGTTGATAAATCAAAATCATTTATTCAAGCGCAGTATCATATTGATAAAGGCTTGGTGTTACTATGAGAGCCGTATACTGGGGGCCCACCATGGGCTGATTTCTACATATGCTTTAGAGACTCTGGTTCTGTATATCTTTCATGTGTTTAACAATTCCTTTACTGGGCCCTTGGAG GTTCTTTATCGCTTCTTGGAGTTCTTTAGTAACTTTGATTGGGAAAATTTTTGTGTCAGTCTCTGGGGTCCTGTCCCAATTAGTCAGCTTCCTGACATAACTG CTGACCCTCCTCGGAATGATGGTGGAGAGTTATTACTCAGCAAGCCCTTTCTCGATGCTTGTAGTTCAATATATGCTGTTTACCCTGGAGTTCAGGAAAATCAAGGGCAACCTTTTGTGTCAAAGCATTTCAACATCATTGATCCATTACGTACAAATAACAATTTAGGACGAAGTGTCAGTAAAG GTAATTTCTTTAGGATACGAAGTGCCTTTGCATTTGGTGCTAAGAAGCTAGCAAGGTTACTTGAGTGTCCCAAGGATAACCTAATTGCTGAGGTCAATCAGTTCTTCTTGAACACTTGGGAGAGGCATGGTGGCAGGCATCGTCCAGATGCGCCAGGTCCAGAACTTTGGCAGTTGAAACCTCCAAACATGGGGCCCTCAGATGGATCTGATAAACTAGGATACCActcaacaacaaagaaaaaaggagttAATGATGGGCTTGTGGGGATTGGCAATGTTTCTCCTTCTGAGGGTGCTGCATGCATTCATAATCCTTCATCAGAGAACACAGCAAGGATAAATAGTAGTTCTGGAGCTTATCACAGTCTAAGCCAGAAGAATTATGGTACTCAAACTGTAAGTTTGGACAAGACTCAGAAAGTTTTGAAGCCAAATTACTCCCTTAATAATCAAGAAGCCCAAGTTAGACATCAGTTTGCAAGGACAAGTTCTAGCCCAGAACTCACTGAGACATCCAGTGAAGCATCCACTAGAGGACGGCGGGGTAACAAGGCCGTGGATATTGGACAGAACCACCATGTTGGTGCGAGGCCTGACTACAGCAATAAAAGGAAGAACATGCCATCTGAAGCATCTGCATCTTGCCAGGCTTCTTCCAATGATCTTAGACACAGCAGTTCACAGCAAAGTTTGGATGTTAGTATTGCTCCTAATTTGTCAGAAACAGTAAGTAATTATGCTCACAGTGATGGCAGCGGAGTGCAAGAACACTCACATCAGGAAGAGCAAGATTTAGTTAACATGATTGGAGCTCCTAGAGCACATGTATTTCCTGGACCCATGAGTTTAACATCTTCACATTTACCTGTTTCATTGCAATCTTCCATCTTCGGCTATTCACAACGAAATTTAGGTGGAATGATGCCTATGATTGACCCTGCTTGGGGTTCTGGCATGCAATTCCCTCCTGGTCTTGTTCCTCCTCAACTATCACGTTATTTTTCTGGGCTTAGGTTGGCTTCCAGTCAAGAGGAGGTTATTGATTCTAGCAATGAAAATTCCACTTTGACTGAATCAAACCAGGATGATAGTGATGCTGCATTTtggcatgaaaatgaaaatgcttcCTCTAGTGGTACGGAATTTGGGTCATCTTCACGATTTGGTGGTTCTAGTAATAATTCAGTCAGGGGTCAACCTCAAAAACTACAGAACATCAGGGGCAATGATATCCACACATCAGATAAGTCTGCAAGCATGAAATCTTTTGCACTGAATGAGGTGAATTCTTCTAAGCTGCCCAAATCTGCCAGAGACAAGCGGGGAAGAAAAGGAATTCCTGGAGTGGTACCTGCTACACCTGACAAATCCAAGGTCAGTTGGCAATATGAAAATGATATATCACTGGTAGACGAAATGGAGAAAATGGAGAACAAGGATCGGCATATGAAATCATCAAGGGATGGGGGACCTGCTTCTGCAGTCCCTTCTTCATTGCCTGTTGGTTATGAAGCTGGTTCCAGTGGATCAGATCCCATGATACCTGGGCCAATGCTTGTTGGTTCTGGTTCTCGGCAAATTACTTTCTACCCTACAGGGCCTCCAGTTccttttgtgacaatgcttccGCTCTATAATTTCCCACCTGATGCAGGGAGTTCTGGAGGTTCACCTAGGCAGTTTGATAGAGATGATAGCCTGGAGAATGGTCATGCAAACTTGTCAGAGCATAGTGCTACTGCTTCCAACTTTGATGCTCCAGAGAATCTGGAGCAGCCTGAGGCTTTTGGGAACCCAAGTTCTATAGATATTCCTGCCATGGAGCCAAGGGCAGAGCTCAATGTGGATATTCTGCACAGTGATTTTATAAGCCATTGGCAGAATCTGCAATATGGGCGAATATGTCAGAGTGCTCGTAATCACCCACCAATAATTTATTCACCACAATTGATTGTGCCACCTGTTTATCTCCAAGGACATTTTCCATTGGATGGACCAGGAAGACCATTATCTGGAGTAAACATGGGTCTTTTCACGCAGGTCATGGGTTATGGGCCACGTTTTGTGCCTGTTACTCCTTTGCAACCAGGGTCTAGCAGACCTTCTGGAATTTATCAGTACTACAATGAGGAGATGCCAAGATATCGGGGTGGCACAGGGACTTATTTACCAAATCCT AAACCAGCTGCATTCAGAGACAGGCAATCAGCAAACAGTCGGAGTCACCGAGGAGGCTACAACTTTGACAAAAATGATCAAGGGGACAGTGACAGAGGTTGGAGTGTCAACTCAAAATCACGTGGCTCTTGGAGAAACCACAACAAATATGAGGCCCGCAGCCAGTCTGATAAGCCACATTCAAGGTCTGAACGTCCTGGTGGACCTGATTCCAGAGGAGATCGAACATGGGATTCATACCGACATGAAGCTTTTACGGCTATTCGGACACAAAATGGACCCTCTACTTCCACTGATCCTGTTCATGGCACAGGCAATATAGCATACAGTATGTACCCTCTTCAGGCTGCCAATTCTAATGCAGTTGGGACGACTTTGAGTGGAACAGGTCCCAGTGTTCCATCGGTTGTAATGTTGTACCCCTATGAGCATGGTCTTGGCTTTGCTCAGTCTCAGGAGCAACTTGAGTTTGGCTCCTTGGGGCCAGGTCCTTTTGGAAGTGTTAACGAGGCAACACAGATCCGTGATGGAGGCATGACACCAGGCTTGTATGAGCAACGGCATGGCCTATCTAAGGGTGGCTCACCTGCTCAGTCACCTGATCAGCCCTCCTCCCCCCAAGTACATAG
- the LOC116248290 gene encoding uncharacterized protein LOC116248290 isoform X3 has product MGDNESWAQSDGLLPNGLLPNVAARVTRKLNSERWLKAEERTAELIACIQPNQPSEERRNAVANYVQQLIMKCFSCQVFTFGSVPLKTYLPDGDIDLTAFSKNQHVKDTWANDVRDMLENEEKREDAEFHVKEVQYIQAEVKIIKCLVENIVVDISFNQLGGLCTLCFLEEVDQLINQNHLFKRSIILIKAWCYYESRILGAHHGLISTYALETLVLYIFHVFNNSFTGPLEVLYRFLEFFSNFDWENFCVSLWGPVPISQLPDITADPPRNDGGELLLSKPFLDACSSIYAVYPGVQENQGQPFVSKHFNIIDPLRTNNNLGRSVSKGNFFRIRSAFAFGAKKLARLLECPKDNLIAEVNQFFLNTWERHGGRHRPDAPGPELWQLKPPNMGPSDGSDKLGYHSTTKKKGVNDGLVGIGNVSPSEGAACIHNPSSENTARINSSSGAYHSLSQKNYGTQTVSLDKTQKVLKPNYSLNNQEAQVRHQFARTSSSPELTETSSEASTRGRRGNKAVDIGQNHHVGARPDYSNKRKNMPSEASASCQASSNDLRHSSSQQSLDVSIAPNLSETVSNYAHSDGSGVQEHSHQEEQDLVNMIGAPRAHVFPGPMSLTSSHLPVSLQSSIFGYSQRNLGGMMPMIDPAWGSGMQFPPGLVPPQLSRYFSGLRLASSQEEVIDSSNENSTLTESNQDDSDAAFWHENENASSSGTEFGSSSRFGGSSNNSVRGQPQKLQNIRGNDIHTSDKSASMKSFALNEVNSSKLPKSARDKRGRKGIPGVVPATPDKSKVSWQYENDISLVDEMEKMENKDRHMKSSRDGGPASAVPSSLPVGYEAGSSGSDPMIPGPMLVGSGSRQITFYPTGPPVPFVTMLPLYNFPPDAGSSGGSPRQFDRDDSLENGHANLSEHSATASNFDAPENLEQPEAFGNPSSIDIPAMEPRAELNVDILHSDFISHWQNLQYGRICQSARNHPPIIYSPQLIVPPVYLQGHFPLDGPGRPLSGVNMGLFTQVMGYGPRFVPVTPLQPGSSRPSGIYQYYNEEMPRYRGGTGTYLPNPKPAAFRDRQSANSRSHRGGYNFDKNDQGDSDRGWSVNSKSRGSWRNHNKYEARSQSDKPHSRSERPGGPDSRGDRTWDSYRHEAFTAIRTQNGPSTSTDPVHGTGNIAYSMYPLQAANSNAVGTTLSGTGPSVPSVVMLYPYEHGLGFAQSQEQLEFGSLGPGPFGSVNEATQIRDGGMTPGLYEQRHGLSKGGSPAQSPDQPSSPQVHRGI; this is encoded by the exons ATGGGCGACAATGAAAGCTGGGCACAATCAGACGGCCTTTTGCCCAATGGCCTTTTACCAAATGTTGCAGCAAGAGTAACAAGAAAACTGAACAGTGAAAGATGGTTAAAAGCAGAAGAGAGAACTGCAGAATTGATTGCATGTATCCAGCCAAACCAACCTTCTGAAGAACGAAGGAATGCAGTTGCCAATTATGTGCAGCAGCTGATCATGAAGTGTTTTTCTTGTCAG GTCTTCACCTTCGGATCTGTTCCTCTGAAGACCTATTTGCCTGACGGTGATATTGATTTGACAGCCTTCAGTAAGAACCAGCATGTAAAAGACACATGGGCAAATGATGTTCGGGATATGCTTGAGAatgaggaaaagagagaggatGCAGAGTTCCATGTAAAGGAAGTTCAATACATTCAAGCAGAA GTGAAGATAATCAAGTGCCTAGTCGAAAACATTGTGGTAGATATATCTTTTAACCAGCTTGGTGGGTTATGTACACTTTGTTTTCTTGAGGAG GTTGACCAGTTGATAAATCAAAATCATTTATTCAAGCGCAGTATCATATTGATAAAGGCTTGGTGTTACTATGAGAGCCGTATACTGGGGGCCCACCATGGGCTGATTTCTACATATGCTTTAGAGACTCTGGTTCTGTATATCTTTCATGTGTTTAACAATTCCTTTACTGGGCCCTTGGAG GTTCTTTATCGCTTCTTGGAGTTCTTTAGTAACTTTGATTGGGAAAATTTTTGTGTCAGTCTCTGGGGTCCTGTCCCAATTAGTCAGCTTCCTGACATAACTG CTGACCCTCCTCGGAATGATGGTGGAGAGTTATTACTCAGCAAGCCCTTTCTCGATGCTTGTAGTTCAATATATGCTGTTTACCCTGGAGTTCAGGAAAATCAAGGGCAACCTTTTGTGTCAAAGCATTTCAACATCATTGATCCATTACGTACAAATAACAATTTAGGACGAAGTGTCAGTAAAG GTAATTTCTTTAGGATACGAAGTGCCTTTGCATTTGGTGCTAAGAAGCTAGCAAGGTTACTTGAGTGTCCCAAGGATAACCTAATTGCTGAGGTCAATCAGTTCTTCTTGAACACTTGGGAGAGGCATGGTGGCAGGCATCGTCCAGATGCGCCAGGTCCAGAACTTTGGCAGTTGAAACCTCCAAACATGGGGCCCTCAGATGGATCTGATAAACTAGGATACCActcaacaacaaagaaaaaaggagttAATGATGGGCTTGTGGGGATTGGCAATGTTTCTCCTTCTGAGGGTGCTGCATGCATTCATAATCCTTCATCAGAGAACACAGCAAGGATAAATAGTAGTTCTGGAGCTTATCACAGTCTAAGCCAGAAGAATTATGGTACTCAAACTGTAAGTTTGGACAAGACTCAGAAAGTTTTGAAGCCAAATTACTCCCTTAATAATCAAGAAGCCCAAGTTAGACATCAGTTTGCAAGGACAAGTTCTAGCCCAGAACTCACTGAGACATCCAGTGAAGCATCCACTAGAGGACGGCGGGGTAACAAGGCCGTGGATATTGGACAGAACCACCATGTTGGTGCGAGGCCTGACTACAGCAATAAAAGGAAGAACATGCCATCTGAAGCATCTGCATCTTGCCAGGCTTCTTCCAATGATCTTAGACACAGCAGTTCACAGCAAAGTTTGGATGTTAGTATTGCTCCTAATTTGTCAGAAACAGTAAGTAATTATGCTCACAGTGATGGCAGCGGAGTGCAAGAACACTCACATCAGGAAGAGCAAGATTTAGTTAACATGATTGGAGCTCCTAGAGCACATGTATTTCCTGGACCCATGAGTTTAACATCTTCACATTTACCTGTTTCATTGCAATCTTCCATCTTCGGCTATTCACAACGAAATTTAGGTGGAATGATGCCTATGATTGACCCTGCTTGGGGTTCTGGCATGCAATTCCCTCCTGGTCTTGTTCCTCCTCAACTATCACGTTATTTTTCTGGGCTTAGGTTGGCTTCCAGTCAAGAGGAGGTTATTGATTCTAGCAATGAAAATTCCACTTTGACTGAATCAAACCAGGATGATAGTGATGCTGCATTTtggcatgaaaatgaaaatgcttcCTCTAGTGGTACGGAATTTGGGTCATCTTCACGATTTGGTGGTTCTAGTAATAATTCAGTCAGGGGTCAACCTCAAAAACTACAGAACATCAGGGGCAATGATATCCACACATCAGATAAGTCTGCAAGCATGAAATCTTTTGCACTGAATGAGGTGAATTCTTCTAAGCTGCCCAAATCTGCCAGAGACAAGCGGGGAAGAAAAGGAATTCCTGGAGTGGTACCTGCTACACCTGACAAATCCAAGGTCAGTTGGCAATATGAAAATGATATATCACTGGTAGACGAAATGGAGAAAATGGAGAACAAGGATCGGCATATGAAATCATCAAGGGATGGGGGACCTGCTTCTGCAGTCCCTTCTTCATTGCCTGTTGGTTATGAAGCTGGTTCCAGTGGATCAGATCCCATGATACCTGGGCCAATGCTTGTTGGTTCTGGTTCTCGGCAAATTACTTTCTACCCTACAGGGCCTCCAGTTccttttgtgacaatgcttccGCTCTATAATTTCCCACCTGATGCAGGGAGTTCTGGAGGTTCACCTAGGCAGTTTGATAGAGATGATAGCCTGGAGAATGGTCATGCAAACTTGTCAGAGCATAGTGCTACTGCTTCCAACTTTGATGCTCCAGAGAATCTGGAGCAGCCTGAGGCTTTTGGGAACCCAAGTTCTATAGATATTCCTGCCATGGAGCCAAGGGCAGAGCTCAATGTGGATATTCTGCACAGTGATTTTATAAGCCATTGGCAGAATCTGCAATATGGGCGAATATGTCAGAGTGCTCGTAATCACCCACCAATAATTTATTCACCACAATTGATTGTGCCACCTGTTTATCTCCAAGGACATTTTCCATTGGATGGACCAGGAAGACCATTATCTGGAGTAAACATGGGTCTTTTCACGCAGGTCATGGGTTATGGGCCACGTTTTGTGCCTGTTACTCCTTTGCAACCAGGGTCTAGCAGACCTTCTGGAATTTATCAGTACTACAATGAGGAGATGCCAAGATATCGGGGTGGCACAGGGACTTATTTACCAAATCCT AAACCAGCTGCATTCAGAGACAGGCAATCAGCAAACAGTCGGAGTCACCGAGGAGGCTACAACTTTGACAAAAATGATCAAGGGGACAGTGACAGAGGTTGGAGTGTCAACTCAAAATCACGTGGCTCTTGGAGAAACCACAACAAATATGAGGCCCGCAGCCAGTCTGATAAGCCACATTCAAGGTCTGAACGTCCTGGTGGACCTGATTCCAGAGGAGATCGAACATGGGATTCATACCGACATGAAGCTTTTACGGCTATTCGGACACAAAATGGACCCTCTACTTCCACTGATCCTGTTCATGGCACAGGCAATATAGCATACAGTATGTACCCTCTTCAGGCTGCCAATTCTAATGCAGTTGGGACGACTTTGAGTGGAACAGGTCCCAGTGTTCCATCGGTTGTAATGTTGTACCCCTATGAGCATGGTCTTGGCTTTGCTCAGTCTCAGGAGCAACTTGAGTTTGGCTCCTTGGGGCCAGGTCCTTTTGGAAGTGTTAACGAGGCAACACAGATCCGTGATGGAGGCATGACACCAGGCTTGTATGAGCAACGGCATGGCCTATCTAAGGGTGGCTCACCTGCTCAGTCACCTGATCAGCCCTCCTCCCCCCAAGTACATAG